Proteins co-encoded in one SAR86 cluster bacterium genomic window:
- a CDS encoding cupin domain-containing protein codes for MRRIVTGHNSKGKSVILIDGPPSRSIGEEVGGLFEIWNTDSKVTDRMDKSDKADIDIVLSPDKSCTKFRYFQINPTPDNISDEILNELAEEAFKQIGAAHHRVDVSRHHAMHETGTIDYIILLEGDITLILDEDEVDLKPFDVVVQRGTNHAWRNNGKQPATLIAVLIDSDFDE; via the coding sequence ATGAGAAGAATAGTAACTGGGCATAACTCGAAAGGTAAGTCTGTTATTTTAATAGATGGACCACCATCAAGATCTATTGGCGAAGAGGTGGGAGGCTTGTTTGAAATATGGAATACAGATAGCAAAGTTACAGATAGAATGGATAAAAGTGATAAGGCAGATATTGATATAGTTCTTTCACCTGATAAAAGCTGTACAAAATTTAGGTATTTTCAGATTAATCCCACTCCAGATAATATATCTGATGAAATATTAAATGAATTAGCAGAAGAAGCATTTAAACAAATCGGCGCTGCTCATCATAGGGTGGATGTTTCTAGGCATCATGCTATGCACGAGACTGGCACTATTGATTATATTATTTTACTAGAAGGGGACATAACTTTAATATTAGATGAAGATGAAGTCGATCTTAAGCCTTTTGATGTTGTAGTCCAGAGAGGAACAAATCATGCATGGAGAAATAATGGTAAACAACCAGCTACCCTAATAGCTGTCTTGATTGATAGTGATTTTGACGAATAG
- a CDS encoding SDR family NAD(P)-dependent oxidoreductase: protein MELEGKRIIVTGASRGMGEATLKMYVKSGANVFGMDVLDDMGSSVCKIANNQGPGSAKFLKVDVSDKNSVEESFAEAIDSLGGLDVLAHPAAIQSGSDPAEVKVEDWDHMFAVNVRGTMLTNQIAYRYMKESGGGSIINFGSISGQRPEPGAVAYSAAKGAVHSWTRSAAGSWGKDNVRVNAILPAIDTPMFRSAVSSLNEEQKAANEWINFKNIFIGGKYGDPEKDLGPVMVFFASDASHFITGQLIPVDGGQTSVR, encoded by the coding sequence TTGGAATTAGAAGGTAAGCGAATTATCGTAACTGGCGCCTCAAGAGGTATGGGGGAAGCGACTTTAAAAATGTATGTGAAATCAGGTGCAAATGTTTTTGGGATGGATGTTCTAGATGATATGGGATCTTCAGTTTGTAAAATTGCAAATAATCAAGGACCTGGCTCAGCTAAATTTTTAAAAGTAGATGTTTCAGATAAAAACAGCGTAGAAGAATCTTTTGCTGAGGCAATAGATTCTTTAGGCGGTCTAGATGTACTTGCTCATCCGGCTGCAATACAAAGCGGATCTGATCCTGCTGAAGTAAAAGTTGAGGATTGGGATCATATGTTTGCTGTCAATGTTAGGGGAACTATGTTGACTAATCAGATAGCATATAGATATATGAAAGAATCAGGTGGCGGCTCTATAATTAACTTTGGATCTATTTCAGGGCAAAGACCAGAACCAGGGGCAGTAGCTTATTCAGCTGCAAAAGGAGCTGTGCATTCATGGACTAGGAGTGCAGCAGGAAGTTGGGGAAAAGATAATGTAAGGGTTAATGCGATCCTGCCGGCTATTGATACTCCAATGTTTCGATCTGCAGTTTCTTCTTTGAATGAAGAACAAAAGGCTGCAAATGAATGGATAAATTTTAAAAATATTTTTATAGGGGGCAAATATGGAGATCCAGAAAAGGATCTTGGTCCTGTAATGGTTTTTTTTGCTTCAGATGCATCTCACTTCATTACGGGACAGCTAATACCCGTAGATGGAGGTCAAACTAGTGTTCGATAA
- a CDS encoding nuclear transport factor 2 family protein, whose product MSIEENKKLIEKWYLALADGDFETIFDMHHENVIYNMVGSTPVSGRLYGKEACCHNMIGQKLIEKLVPSKIKFSKKWKIIAAEGDRVVGLMEGGGPTKNGEEYNQTYCEIFTLKDSKIIELHAFFDTVLVEHCLFENSLEKKPQEILDPFQIK is encoded by the coding sequence ATGAGTATTGAAGAAAATAAGAAATTAATAGAGAAATGGTACTTAGCCCTGGCAGATGGAGATTTTGAGACTATCTTTGATATGCATCACGAAAATGTTATTTACAATATGGTCGGTAGTACTCCTGTTTCAGGAAGGCTCTATGGGAAAGAAGCTTGCTGTCATAACATGATAGGTCAAAAATTAATTGAGAAATTAGTTCCTAGCAAGATTAAGTTCTCAAAAAAATGGAAAATTATAGCGGCTGAAGGTGACAGGGTAGTTGGTCTTATGGAAGGAGGAGGCCCCACTAAGAACGGAGAAGAATATAATCAAACTTACTGTGAAATCTTTACTTTAAAAGATAGTAAAATAATAGAGTTACATGCCTTCTTTGATACTGTTCTTGTGGAGCATTGTCTTTTTGAGAATTCATTAGAAAAAAAACCTCAGGAAATCTTAGATCCTTTTCAGATTAAATAG
- a CDS encoding WbuC family cupin fold metalloprotein, translating into MKQIRLDNDSLREDSKAKSTSFFVKNEPNFFSNELISDIIEIGRNRKTNSRVCMHPSSDSKMHEMLIYQTQENFFPPKKQLTIEKSFLVMQGEIALCIFEETGQLKDYVILGNSSNLFCRIPPGIIHMDLTMSEFSVHLESVPGPYKKEDCLFPDWYDEKSRVDFLSTLKSKLK; encoded by the coding sequence ATGAAGCAAATAAGATTAGACAATGATTCTCTTAGAGAGGACAGTAAGGCAAAGAGCACTTCCTTTTTTGTTAAAAATGAACCAAATTTTTTCTCCAATGAGTTGATCTCAGACATAATAGAAATTGGGCGGAATAGAAAAACTAATTCTAGAGTATGTATGCACCCTAGTTCTGATTCTAAAATGCATGAAATGTTAATATATCAAACCCAAGAGAATTTTTTTCCTCCAAAGAAGCAACTTACAATAGAAAAATCATTTTTAGTTATGCAAGGAGAAATTGCACTTTGCATATTTGAAGAGACAGGGCAGTTAAAAGATTATGTAATTCTTGGAAATTCCTCAAATTTATTTTGTCGCATTCCACCTGGAATTATTCATATGGACTTAACAATGTCAGAATTTTCAGTCCATTTAGAGTCAGTTCCTGGTCCATATAAAAAAGAAGATTGTCTATTCCCTGACTGGTATGACGAAAAGAGTAGAGTTGATTTTCTTTCAACTTTAAAGTCAAAATTGAAATAA
- a CDS encoding sugar nucleotide-binding protein, whose product MEKKKILVLGASSFLGNLFLKEYSFGEVLGTYNNNKVNSSISFDSTLEDISKLEVNWNDFSHALILVGDTDPDSCYRNSELSNLINIVSIKKIIDFLVFKNIFIIFTSSEFVFDGLGGLYKETDKANPILLYGQQKLEVENYLKGIEKCCILRLAKIYGDSEHDGTLFSNWMKALNKNKKIYCANDQYFSPVYVQDVIRIIHLVIVNNITGLYHVSCGKKFRRDMLLEVLCLALEIKPEIHLCGINDFNLPEKRPLDVSLDSSKISKSLNFTFTDTEVFIKNRYINLEKS is encoded by the coding sequence TTGGAAAAGAAAAAAATACTAGTATTAGGGGCTTCAAGTTTTTTAGGTAATCTTTTCTTAAAAGAGTATTCATTTGGAGAAGTTCTTGGAACTTATAACAATAATAAAGTTAACTCTTCCATATCCTTCGATAGCACTTTAGAAGACATATCAAAATTAGAAGTAAATTGGAATGATTTCAGTCATGCACTTATCTTAGTTGGTGATACTGATCCAGACAGCTGTTATAGGAATTCCGAACTTTCAAACCTCATTAATATTGTATCTATTAAAAAAATAATTGATTTTTTAGTTTTTAAAAATATTTTTATCATTTTTACTTCATCAGAATTTGTTTTTGATGGACTAGGCGGACTCTATAAAGAAACCGATAAAGCTAATCCTATTCTCTTGTACGGACAACAAAAATTAGAAGTAGAGAATTACCTTAAAGGCATTGAGAAATGTTGTATTTTACGACTAGCTAAGATCTACGGTGATTCTGAACATGACGGCACTCTTTTTAGTAACTGGATGAAGGCTTTAAATAAGAATAAAAAGATATATTGTGCAAATGATCAATATTTTTCACCTGTATATGTTCAAGATGTAATACGAATTATTCATCTTGTGATAGTAAATAATATTACCGGTCTCTATCATGTTTCATGCGGAAAAAAGTTTAGAAGAGACATGCTTTTAGAGGTCTTATGCCTAGCTTTAGAAATAAAACCGGAGATTCATCTTTGCGGTATAAATGATTTTAATTTACCTGAGAAAAGGCCTCTTGATGTATCTTTGGATTCCTCAAAAATTTCTAAATCATTGAATTTTACTTTTACAGATACGGAAGTTTTCATTAAAAACCGATATATTAATTTAGAGAAATCTTAA
- a CDS encoding iron-containing alcohol dehydrogenase: MNQEINNSYSYSPLDRVIWDTSSSKAILSEVGRLNYNKVFIVCSSSLKKNTDEIEKVSNVLGSKLVGVFSKCLEHSPIDNVIECAQEVRSMNPDIILTIGGGTPIDTVKVVQLCHSLNINSEEELKKIANKFQNKNSKIRQIAIPTTLSGGEYSNMGGALDTKKQLKERYLGKDLCPKVVILDPEITLHTPDWLWLSTAIRSVDHAIEGLCSSSTNPLIYPMALHSLGEFAASLRGTFKDRNDLESRSRAQKAVWMIAKNLGNVSMGASHGLGYLLGSICSIPHGYTSCVLLPAVLKWNESENLEKQDLISKALGKPDLSASQAVAELISDLELPKNLGEVGVLEEHWQKIAEYGLKHPTVLSNPKPIKSEQDILEILELASY, encoded by the coding sequence TTGAACCAAGAAATTAATAACTCATATTCTTATTCACCTTTAGACAGGGTAATTTGGGATACATCTTCTTCCAAGGCTATTTTAAGTGAAGTAGGCAGATTAAATTATAATAAAGTATTTATAGTCTGCTCCTCATCCTTGAAAAAAAATACTGATGAGATTGAAAAGGTATCTAATGTCTTAGGGTCTAAGTTAGTAGGGGTTTTCAGCAAATGCCTTGAACATTCACCCATAGATAATGTCATAGAATGTGCTCAAGAAGTTAGATCTATGAATCCTGATATTATATTAACAATCGGCGGAGGAACTCCAATTGATACGGTTAAAGTCGTGCAATTATGTCACTCTTTAAACATCAATTCCGAGGAGGAGCTAAAGAAAATAGCTAATAAATTCCAAAATAAGAATTCAAAAATAAGGCAAATAGCTATTCCAACAACTCTTTCGGGAGGAGAATATTCTAATATGGGTGGCGCCTTAGACACCAAGAAGCAACTTAAAGAAAGATATTTAGGTAAAGATCTATGCCCTAAAGTAGTAATTCTAGATCCTGAGATAACTCTTCATACCCCCGACTGGCTTTGGTTATCTACAGCAATAAGGTCTGTAGATCATGCTATAGAAGGGCTTTGTTCATCTTCTACTAATCCTTTAATTTACCCTATGGCCCTTCATTCATTAGGAGAATTTGCAGCATCCTTAAGGGGAACCTTTAAGGATAGGAATGATTTAGAGTCCAGATCAAGAGCACAAAAAGCTGTATGGATGATTGCTAAGAATCTAGGGAATGTTTCAATGGGAGCTAGTCATGGACTAGGTTACCTTCTGGGATCTATCTGTTCCATCCCTCATGGCTATACATCGTGTGTTTTATTGCCCGCGGTCTTAAAATGGAACGAATCAGAAAATTTAGAGAAACAAGATCTTATATCTAAAGCTCTCGGAAAACCTGACTTATCTGCTTCTCAAGCTGTAGCTGAATTGATATCAGATTTGGAATTACCAAAGAATTTAGGAGAAGTTGGAGTTTTAGAAGAGCATTGGCAAAAAATTGCAGAATATGGATTGAAACATCCTACCGTCCTATCAAATCCTAAACCCATTAAATCTGAGCAAGATATTTTAGAAATTTTAGAATTAGCTAGTTATTAA
- a CDS encoding glutathione S-transferase family protein, translating into MLKLHFAPNSRAGRVLWLLEELDLPYELNKMAFHPKDLKSDEHRARHPLGRVPVLDDGDIQIWESGAIVDYILEKHKNGGLKPAVETSEFPEYLQWFHYCEGMVMPPMNTIVVQTILLPEDRRDEVVLGQAQRLLTKALEPINKSLEGKNYLIGNFSGADIMLGHACYMSNNLGCVPDEMVNIKNYVQRILDRPSFKKAIET; encoded by the coding sequence ATGTTAAAACTTCATTTCGCACCAAATTCTAGAGCTGGGAGAGTATTGTGGCTTTTAGAGGAGTTAGATTTGCCCTATGAACTTAACAAAATGGCTTTTCATCCTAAAGATTTAAAATCAGATGAACATCGCGCAAGACATCCCTTGGGAAGAGTACCAGTTTTAGATGATGGAGATATACAAATATGGGAATCAGGAGCAATTGTTGATTATATACTTGAAAAACATAAAAATGGAGGTTTAAAGCCAGCCGTTGAAACTTCTGAATTTCCAGAATATCTCCAATGGTTTCATTATTGTGAAGGTATGGTTATGCCACCAATGAATACAATAGTTGTCCAGACCATATTACTACCAGAAGATAGGAGAGATGAGGTAGTACTTGGACAGGCACAAAGGTTACTAACCAAGGCTTTAGAACCAATAAACAAATCTCTAGAAGGGAAGAATTACCTGATAGGCAATTTTTCTGGAGCTGATATCATGCTAGGTCATGCATGTTACATGAGCAATAACTTAGGTTGCGTCCCTGATGAGATGGTTAATATTAAGAATTATGTTCAAAGGATTTTAGATCGCCCTAGTTTTAAGAAGGCTATAGAAACTTAA
- a CDS encoding DUF4405 domain-containing protein, which produces MLRKITAITLAVSFVAMSTSGLMMFVIEKPSFTIQMHPVHKLFGLILILAVIFHLFFNYSSLLGYLSNKLNIIYGLFLVALLIVLYGVVLNNKVPDNLAQQMDNAAEEAEK; this is translated from the coding sequence ATGCTTAGGAAAATTACAGCTATAACTCTCGCAGTTTCTTTTGTGGCTATGTCTACAAGTGGTTTAATGATGTTTGTTATAGAGAAACCTTCTTTTACTATACAAATGCATCCTGTGCATAAACTATTTGGATTAATTTTAATTCTTGCTGTTATTTTTCATTTATTTTTTAATTACTCTAGTTTATTGGGATATTTGAGTAATAAATTGAATATAATTTATGGATTATTTCTAGTCGCATTGCTAATAGTTTTATATGGAGTTGTTTTAAATAATAAAGTACCAGATAACTTAGCTCAACAAATGGATAATGCAGCGGAAGAGGCTGAAAAATAA
- a CDS encoding sterol desaturase family protein has product MDYVPLAVPFFLLAIIVESIYGWIVKKNTYRCNDSISSLFMGSLRTTSKVLGISIGGYFFYWIEQEYSLWRWNGSSVFTWIFAFLIYDFFYYWFHRVSHERQIFWASHVAHHQSEDYNLSTALRQTGTGFLFTWVFYIPLFLIGIPSYIFISVASINLIYQFWVHTEHIPKLGWYELVFISPSNHRVHHAQNDEYIDKNYGGVFIIWDRIFGTFQEELENKPCLYGIRSPINTFNPITANLHIYRKIIKDIWYSETWKEKCYVLLAKTGWSPGMPLGESFKEEFISSDFNKYNPKTNTLINAYAFIQLIAISSVGLLFLESGNLNYIQGIIALGMMIFTMFCVSRWLDSKPAIGTEIYRLIGLIVLATFLYYFDVNFLIILGLLSYTFFNLASLPFLRRAN; this is encoded by the coding sequence ATGGATTATGTCCCTTTAGCTGTGCCATTCTTTTTACTAGCTATCATAGTAGAAAGTATTTATGGATGGATAGTTAAAAAGAATACTTACCGTTGTAACGACAGTATAAGTAGTCTTTTTATGGGCTCTCTTCGCACAACTAGTAAGGTCCTTGGAATTAGCATAGGAGGATATTTCTTTTATTGGATTGAGCAAGAATATAGTCTTTGGAGATGGAATGGCAGTTCAGTATTTACTTGGATATTTGCTTTTTTAATTTATGATTTTTTTTATTATTGGTTTCACAGGGTGAGTCATGAGCGCCAGATATTTTGGGCATCACATGTAGCACATCATCAGAGCGAAGATTACAATTTATCTACTGCTCTAAGGCAAACAGGAACGGGTTTTCTGTTTACTTGGGTCTTTTATATTCCTCTCTTTTTAATTGGCATTCCTTCTTATATTTTTATATCTGTAGCATCGATTAATTTAATATACCAATTCTGGGTACACACAGAGCATATTCCCAAACTGGGATGGTATGAACTAGTATTTATTTCCCCTTCTAATCATAGAGTACATCATGCACAAAATGATGAGTATATTGATAAAAATTATGGGGGTGTTTTTATTATCTGGGATCGCATCTTTGGGACTTTTCAAGAAGAATTAGAAAATAAGCCATGTCTTTATGGCATAAGAAGTCCAATAAATACTTTTAACCCAATAACGGCTAATTTACATATATATAGAAAAATTATTAAAGATATTTGGTATTCAGAGACTTGGAAAGAAAAATGTTATGTATTATTGGCCAAAACTGGTTGGTCTCCAGGAATGCCATTAGGGGAATCTTTTAAAGAAGAGTTTATTTCCTCAGATTTTAATAAATACAATCCTAAGACTAATACTTTGATAAATGCTTATGCATTTATTCAGCTAATAGCCATATCAAGTGTCGGATTATTATTTTTAGAAAGCGGAAATCTAAATTATATTCAAGGCATCATTGCATTAGGAATGATGATCTTTACTATGTTCTGTGTTTCTAGATGGTTAGACTCTAAACCAGCCATAGGCACTGAAATTTATAGGTTGATAGGCTTAATTGTTTTGGCCACTTTCTTATACTATTTCGATGTTAATTTTTTAATTATCCTTGGTTTATTAAGTTATACTTTTTTTAATTTAGCATCCTTACCTTTTTTAAGAAGAGCGAACTAA
- a CDS encoding deoxyribodipyrimidine photo-lyase: MKTSNNQVSIHWFRQDLRLLDNPALFSAVQSGRVLPIYILDDVNSGDHKMGSASRWWLYKSLTNLNLSLSNNLEFYKGNPQIILNELISKYHVKEIFWNRCYEPWRIKRDAELKHILEQQDVLVRTFNGSLLWEPWKILKKDGSPYKVFTPFYKKGCLYAKVPRTPLPCASIDSLVADKDNQITIDDLDLLPKIKWYQDMEKLWEPGEKGAKNKINTFISEGLSEYKEGRNFPSKKNVSQLSPHLHFGEVSPNQIWYDARSQESKHGIEDSLNHFLSELGWREFSYNLLYHFPKLPTENLQKKFDNFPWTANGEFINRWKKGLTGYPIVDAGMRELWKTGYMHNRIRMVVGSFLVKNLLLHWHEGERWFWDCLIDADLASNSASWQWIGGCGADAAPYFRIFNPVTQGLKFDAEGEYTKKYIPELEAMPIEFLFNPWEAPKDILEEANIVLGKDYPEPIVDLKESREKALEAFKSIKVN; encoded by the coding sequence ATGAAGACATCAAACAATCAGGTTTCAATTCATTGGTTTAGACAGGATCTTAGATTGTTAGATAATCCTGCACTTTTTTCTGCTGTGCAATCTGGAAGGGTTCTTCCAATATATATTTTAGATGATGTGAATTCTGGAGATCATAAAATGGGTTCAGCTAGCAGGTGGTGGCTTTATAAATCTTTAACTAATCTTAATTTAAGCTTAAGCAATAACTTAGAATTTTATAAAGGTAATCCTCAAATAATATTGAATGAGTTAATTTCAAAATATCATGTGAAAGAGATTTTTTGGAATAGATGTTATGAACCTTGGAGGATAAAAAGGGATGCAGAACTAAAGCATATTCTTGAGCAGCAAGATGTTTTGGTAAGAACTTTTAATGGATCTCTTCTTTGGGAGCCATGGAAAATATTAAAAAAAGATGGAAGTCCTTATAAGGTTTTTACGCCTTTTTATAAGAAAGGCTGTCTCTATGCTAAAGTTCCTAGGACTCCATTACCATGCGCATCCATAGATTCTTTAGTTGCAGATAAAGATAATCAGATCACGATAGATGATTTAGACTTATTGCCAAAAATAAAATGGTATCAAGATATGGAAAAGCTTTGGGAGCCAGGTGAAAAGGGTGCAAAAAATAAAATTAATACTTTTATTTCTGAAGGTCTTTCAGAATACAAAGAAGGTAGAAATTTTCCTTCAAAGAAAAATGTTTCTCAATTATCCCCGCATCTTCACTTTGGAGAAGTATCACCCAACCAAATTTGGTATGATGCTAGATCTCAAGAATCTAAGCATGGGATTGAAGATAGTCTAAACCATTTCTTAAGCGAATTGGGTTGGAGAGAATTTTCATATAATCTTCTTTACCATTTTCCAAAACTTCCTACAGAAAATTTACAAAAGAAGTTTGATAACTTTCCATGGACAGCTAATGGGGAATTTATAAATAGATGGAAAAAAGGTTTAACTGGCTATCCTATAGTAGATGCAGGGATGCGAGAACTTTGGAAAACTGGATATATGCATAATCGTATTAGAATGGTTGTAGGTTCTTTTTTAGTAAAGAATTTATTATTGCATTGGCATGAAGGTGAGAGATGGTTTTGGGATTGTTTAATAGATGCTGACTTAGCAAGTAATAGTGCTAGTTGGCAATGGATTGGAGGATGCGGAGCTGACGCTGCTCCTTATTTCCGTATCTTTAATCCTGTAACACAAGGACTAAAATTTGATGCAGAAGGAGAGTATACAAAGAAATATATTCCTGAGCTAGAAGCCATGCCAATTGAGTTTTTATTTAATCCATGGGAAGCACCTAAGGATATTCTAGAAGAAGCTAATATTGTTTTAGGTAAAGATTATCCAGAGCCTATAGTTGATTTGAAAGAGTCTAGAGAAAAAGCACTAGAAGCTTTTAAAAGTATCAAAGTAAACTGA
- a CDS encoding SDR family NAD(P)-dependent oxidoreductase, with the protein MKGIDFANKVVLVTGGGAGIGRSISETFSELGAKLIVAELDKDRCQDIEINFKNKGVDALVSNTDVRDAKAVKELLKEVETRYKKLDVLVNNVGDFLGLTKPFTMFTDEEIDALYATNLKSMFFVTRSAIPLLKKHGGLGASIINISSIEAFRGIPMATVYCSFKHAITGFTKSLAVELAPSKIRVNAIAPETTETAQVSPSQLVAEEHQDHEKRWIPLERFGKPSDAAGCALFLASELSAWVTGTTINLDGGALAAGGWYRDPNNFWTNVPVITGNGFNF; encoded by the coding sequence ATGAAAGGAATAGATTTTGCTAATAAGGTTGTTTTAGTAACTGGAGGTGGTGCAGGAATCGGACGTTCAATTTCAGAAACATTTAGTGAGTTAGGTGCAAAGTTAATCGTAGCCGAATTAGATAAAGACAGATGCCAGGATATTGAAATAAATTTCAAGAATAAAGGAGTAGATGCCTTAGTGTCTAATACTGATGTTAGAGATGCAAAAGCAGTAAAAGAATTGTTAAAAGAGGTTGAAACTCGATATAAGAAGCTAGATGTCTTAGTTAACAATGTCGGAGATTTCTTGGGACTAACAAAACCTTTCACAATGTTTACTGATGAAGAAATTGATGCACTTTATGCCACTAATCTTAAATCTATGTTTTTTGTTACAAGGTCAGCAATCCCATTGTTAAAGAAGCATGGTGGGCTAGGTGCAAGCATTATAAATATCTCTTCTATAGAAGCTTTTAGAGGAATACCAATGGCAACAGTTTATTGCAGTTTCAAGCATGCAATCACTGGATTCACTAAGAGTTTAGCTGTTGAACTCGCTCCTAGTAAAATACGGGTTAATGCGATAGCTCCTGAAACAACTGAAACAGCTCAAGTAAGTCCTTCACAATTAGTTGCTGAGGAACACCAAGATCATGAAAAGCGCTGGATTCCCTTGGAGAGATTTGGAAAACCATCAGATGCAGCTGGCTGTGCCCTTTTTTTAGCTTCTGAATTATCAGCTTGGGTTACAGGGACAACAATTAATTTAGATGGAGGAGCTCTTGCTGCCGGAGGTTGGTATCGTGACCCAAATAATTTCTGGACAAACGTCCCTGTTATTACAGGTAACGGATTTAATTTTTAA
- a CDS encoding MBL fold metallo-hydrolase, translated as MKKFLVGILFISNLLMASNAFVNTNNVAHDKSFQDFIKWTFSGKNPKRVKIETSQEWKSLDESSKDYAVWIGHATFLLNSGGINILTDPVFSKRASPIRFAGPKRLIPPAISLEELPKIDVITVSHNHYDHLDIASLKKLFRLNPDVVFLVPKGDKKLLTKKGIKNIQEFLWWEKTEVKGTEFIFTPVQHWSSRGIRDRNKSLWGGWFMKSLERSLYHAGDTGYSQDFKETRNKLGSPDIAMIPIGAYDPQWFMSFSHVNPSEAIKIAKDLGVPRSFGMHWGTFILTDEDVLEPSELLKLERENLNLSEDFFSTPLPGEIILL; from the coding sequence ATGAAAAAATTTCTAGTAGGTATTCTATTTATATCCAATCTTTTAATGGCAAGTAATGCCTTTGTAAATACTAATAATGTTGCACATGATAAATCTTTTCAAGATTTTATTAAATGGACTTTCTCCGGTAAAAACCCTAAAAGAGTAAAAATAGAAACCTCTCAAGAATGGAAATCTTTAGATGAGAGCTCTAAGGATTATGCTGTTTGGATAGGACATGCTACGTTTCTCCTCAATTCAGGAGGCATAAATATACTTACTGATCCAGTTTTTTCAAAGCGAGCATCCCCAATAAGGTTTGCAGGACCAAAACGTTTAATACCGCCAGCAATTTCATTAGAAGAATTGCCAAAGATAGATGTGATTACAGTCAGTCATAATCATTATGACCATCTAGACATAGCAAGCTTAAAAAAGCTTTTTAGGCTAAACCCAGATGTTGTTTTTTTAGTTCCTAAGGGAGATAAAAAATTGCTCACTAAAAAAGGAATAAAGAATATTCAAGAATTTCTTTGGTGGGAGAAAACTGAAGTTAAGGGTACTGAATTTATTTTTACGCCTGTCCAGCACTGGTCTTCTAGAGGTATTAGAGACAGAAATAAAAGCCTTTGGGGTGGATGGTTTATGAAGTCCTTGGAGCGTAGTTTGTACCATGCTGGAGATACAGGATATTCTCAAGATTTTAAAGAAACTCGAAATAAATTAGGTTCTCCTGATATTGCTATGATTCCAATTGGAGCTTATGACCCTCAGTGGTTTATGAGTTTTAGTCATGTCAATCCATCTGAAGCAATTAAAATAGCTAAAGATTTAGGAGTCCCTAGATCCTTTGGGATGCATTGGGGCACTTTTATCTTAACTGACGAAGATGTTTTAGAGCCAAGTGAATTGCTTAAACTTGAGAGAGAAAATTTAAATCTTTCAGAAGATTTTTTCAGCACGCCATTGCCAGGGGAAATAATCCTGTTATAG